Proteins found in one Labrenzia sp. VG12 genomic segment:
- a CDS encoding pyridoxamine 5'-phosphate oxidase family protein, which produces MVGSKLDPDCVIQDEAALRGLYPATHDLAIKKCQASIDKHARAFISRSPFVCLGTQNRSGKADVSPRGDKPGFVKVLDRDTLAIPDRPGNNRLDSLSNILDNPSVGLLFLIPGFDDTLRVNGRARLVTDPWLLESLGVNGRNPALAIVVEVETVFMHCAKAFRRSRLWDPDQFQNREEMPSLIEIIHEQSTGQPGDADEMKKLEAALEESYKRSLY; this is translated from the coding sequence ATGGTGGGTTCAAAGCTCGACCCGGACTGTGTCATTCAGGATGAAGCCGCTCTTCGAGGTCTTTATCCTGCAACACATGACCTTGCGATCAAAAAGTGCCAGGCATCGATCGACAAACATGCGCGGGCGTTTATCAGCCGTTCGCCATTCGTGTGTCTTGGCACGCAAAACCGGTCAGGCAAGGCCGACGTCAGCCCGCGCGGCGACAAGCCAGGTTTCGTAAAGGTGCTCGACCGGGACACGTTGGCAATCCCGGACCGGCCCGGCAACAACCGGCTCGACAGTCTGAGCAACATTCTCGACAACCCGTCTGTCGGTCTTCTGTTTCTCATTCCCGGATTTGACGACACGTTGCGGGTCAATGGCAGGGCCAGACTGGTGACGGATCCGTGGCTCCTGGAGAGCCTTGGCGTCAACGGGCGCAATCCGGCACTTGCCATCGTGGTCGAGGTGGAAACGGTGTTCATGCATTGCGCCAAGGCGTTCCGTCGCTCCCGCCTATGGGATCCGGACCAGTTCCAGAACAGGGAGGAGATGCCGTCCCTGATTGAGATCATCCATGAGCAGTCGACCGGGCAACCGGGCGACGCGGACGAGATGAAGAAGCTCGAGGCGGCGCTGGAAGAAAGTTACAAGCGCAGCCTTTACTAG
- a CDS encoding glutathione S-transferase family protein — MKLYITDLSPNSRRVLAALGHLGFKGETEIQKFDILNGEQRTEAFRAVNPNLKVPVLTDGDLNLWEANPIMIYLADKAGADSFCPSDPRGRIEILRWMSWEVQHYNRALGDIVWETVAKPAFGMGAPDQTKIDAALENYHRFAAVLNDHLAGRDFILGENVTVADFAVGAVSALALHPQSQVPLDDYPHVKAWYLRLEGVPAWQATAPRAPAEAAE, encoded by the coding sequence ATGAAGCTTTACATTACCGATCTGTCGCCCAACAGCCGCCGTGTCCTGGCCGCCCTGGGGCATCTTGGTTTCAAGGGAGAAACCGAGATCCAGAAATTCGACATCCTCAATGGCGAGCAGCGCACCGAGGCCTTTCGGGCGGTCAACCCGAACCTGAAAGTGCCGGTGCTGACAGATGGCGACCTCAATCTCTGGGAAGCCAATCCGATCATGATCTATCTTGCAGACAAGGCCGGCGCGGACAGCTTCTGTCCGTCAGATCCGCGCGGGCGCATAGAGATCCTGCGCTGGATGTCCTGGGAAGTGCAGCACTACAACCGCGCCCTTGGGGACATCGTCTGGGAAACCGTGGCCAAGCCGGCATTCGGCATGGGCGCGCCGGATCAGACGAAGATTGACGCTGCGCTTGAGAATTACCACCGCTTTGCCGCGGTGCTGAACGACCATCTTGCGGGCCGCGATTTCATTCTCGGGGAGAACGTGACGGTGGCGGATTTCGCGGTCGGTGCGGTCTCGGCGCTCGCGCTGCATCCTCAGTCACAGGTGCCGCTGGACGACTACCCGCATGTCAAAGCCTGGTATCTGCGGCTTGAGGGCGTTCCGGCCTGGCAGGCCACGGCGCCAAGAGCACCGGCAGAAGCTGCCGAATGA
- a CDS encoding DUF899 domain-containing protein, with the protein MSAPQIVSRDEWLEARKKLLSREKDFTKERDALSAARRDLPMVIVDKNYVFETPDGKKTLSDLFGPSRQLIVYHFMFGEDWEEGCPSCSFWADNYDTLDIHLAARDTALVATSNAPLAKLDAYKKRMGWSFAWVSTAGNDFSTDFGVTFPGKEVRNGQGYNYTDAAFSEELPGVSTFLKLEDGRIAHSYSTYGRGLDILNMAYNLLDLTPMGRHEDGLPWPMAWLRRRDRYDAEA; encoded by the coding sequence ATGTCCGCACCGCAAATTGTCAGCCGGGACGAATGGCTGGAGGCCCGCAAGAAACTCCTGTCCAGGGAAAAGGACTTTACCAAGGAGCGCGATGCCCTTTCCGCGGCCCGCCGCGACCTGCCAATGGTCATCGTCGACAAGAACTATGTCTTCGAGACACCGGACGGGAAAAAGACGCTGTCCGACCTGTTTGGCCCGAGCAGGCAGCTGATCGTCTATCACTTCATGTTCGGCGAGGACTGGGAAGAAGGCTGTCCGAGCTGTTCCTTCTGGGCGGACAATTACGACACGCTGGACATTCACCTGGCAGCCCGTGACACGGCCCTGGTCGCTACCTCGAATGCCCCGCTTGCCAAGCTGGACGCCTACAAGAAGCGCATGGGATGGAGTTTTGCCTGGGTGTCGACCGCCGGAAACGACTTCAGTACAGATTTCGGCGTCACCTTCCCGGGCAAGGAAGTCCGGAACGGCCAGGGCTACAACTACACGGACGCTGCCTTTTCCGAGGAACTACCGGGCGTCAGTACCTTTTTGAAGCTGGAGGACGGGCGCATCGCCCATTCCTATTCCACCTATGGCCGCGGTCTCGACATCCTGAACATGGCCTATAACCTGCTCGATCTGACGCCGATGGGCCGCCACGAAGACGGCCTTCCCTGGCCCATGGCCTGGTTGCGCCGGCGGGACCGGTATGACGCGGAGGCCTGA
- a CDS encoding helix-turn-helix transcriptional regulator, producing the protein MPQLDATFAALSDGTRRAIVARLADGETPLSELAAPFDMSLTAVSKHLRVLSDAGLVDIEKRGRTRHCRLRGAPIKEAVDWLSKYESFWIDRFDALARHLAKEDTQS; encoded by the coding sequence ATGCCCCAACTCGACGCCACATTTGCAGCGCTCAGCGACGGCACCCGGCGGGCGATTGTCGCCCGCCTGGCAGATGGTGAGACACCCTTGTCGGAACTGGCGGCACCGTTCGACATGTCGCTGACGGCGGTTTCCAAGCATCTGCGGGTGTTGTCGGACGCCGGACTGGTCGACATCGAGAAACGCGGTCGAACCCGTCACTGCCGGCTGCGCGGCGCTCCAATCAAGGAAGCCGTCGACTGGCTCAGCAAATATGAAAGTTTCTGGATCGACCGCTTCGATGCGCTCGCCCGTCATCTTGCCAAGGAGGACACCCAATCATGA
- a CDS encoding PhzF family phenazine biosynthesis protein, whose amino-acid sequence MSRRYAILDVFTNTSLAGNPLAVVLDSEGLSDEQMQKIAGEFNLSETVFVFPPENPGHSANMRIFTPKMELPFAGHPTVGTAILMAKERFGDIAGEQDAVVVLRQQIGTVRCAVILRENAAAFAEFDVPQLPEPAGPTHNAELIAAALNLEPSDIGFENHAPSRFQVGPPFTFVPVRDLDALARAKPVPSMWKAGFGKNGHTDAYVYCRETRSHDSAFHARLFAPDMGIPEDPATGSAAAAFAGVVDYYDDLPNGTHHIRIEQGFEMGRPSLIDLEIDIENGGMHAVRIGGQATLVARGELFL is encoded by the coding sequence ATGAGCCGTCGCTACGCGATCCTGGATGTCTTCACCAACACAAGCCTGGCCGGCAATCCTCTGGCCGTGGTGCTGGACTCGGAAGGCCTCAGCGACGAGCAGATGCAGAAGATCGCCGGTGAGTTCAACCTCTCCGAGACGGTGTTCGTGTTTCCTCCGGAAAATCCCGGTCATTCGGCCAACATGCGCATCTTCACGCCCAAGATGGAGCTGCCCTTTGCCGGCCACCCCACCGTCGGCACGGCGATCCTGATGGCCAAGGAGCGTTTTGGAGACATCGCCGGAGAACAGGACGCCGTGGTCGTGTTGCGGCAGCAGATCGGCACCGTGCGCTGCGCGGTCATTCTGCGCGAGAACGCAGCCGCCTTCGCCGAGTTCGACGTGCCGCAATTGCCTGAACCGGCAGGACCGACCCACAATGCCGAACTGATTGCCGCAGCCCTCAATCTGGAGCCGAGCGACATCGGCTTCGAGAACCACGCACCGTCCCGTTTCCAGGTTGGGCCGCCCTTCACCTTCGTTCCCGTGCGCGATCTGGACGCCCTTGCCCGGGCCAAGCCCGTGCCGTCCATGTGGAAGGCGGGCTTTGGCAAGAACGGTCACACGGACGCCTATGTCTATTGCCGGGAAACGCGCTCCCACGACAGCGCCTTTCACGCCCGCCTGTTCGCGCCCGACATGGGCATTCCGGAAGATCCGGCAACGGGCTCGGCCGCAGCCGCCTTTGCCGGTGTGGTCGACTATTACGACGACCTGCCCAACGGCACCCATCACATCCGCATTGAGCAAGGATTTGAAATGGGGCGCCCGTCGCTGATCGATCTGGAAATCGACATTGAAAACGGCGGCATGCATGCCGTCAGGATCGGCGGCCAGGCCACGCTGGTGGCCCGGGGCGAGCTGTTTCTTTAA
- a CDS encoding ATP-binding protein, translating to MLTKRASDLLSKWVGGTERNIADAFADARYEQGVLFFDEADSLMFDRGTAQASWEAGQVNELLSWLDRHDQPVLAATNFASKLDAATLRRFDFKLELKPLERTGLAYAFRKFFGAEAPEEVLRLRNLTPGDFAVVKKQLRFTADPSVQDIASALVKEARLKPETGMAIGFLGS from the coding sequence TTGCTGACGAAACGGGCCTCGGACCTTCTGTCCAAGTGGGTTGGCGGAACCGAGCGCAACATCGCGGACGCTTTTGCCGACGCGCGCTATGAACAGGGGGTGTTGTTCTTCGATGAGGCGGACAGCCTGATGTTCGACCGGGGCACGGCTCAGGCAAGTTGGGAGGCGGGGCAGGTCAATGAGCTGCTTTCCTGGCTCGACCGTCATGACCAGCCTGTCCTGGCCGCGACCAACTTTGCCTCCAAACTGGATGCGGCGACCCTGCGCCGGTTTGATTTCAAGCTGGAGCTGAAACCCCTGGAGCGGACCGGTCTTGCTTATGCGTTCCGCAAATTCTTCGGTGCAGAGGCGCCTGAGGAGGTTCTCCGCCTGCGCAATCTGACACCGGGCGACTTTGCGGTGGTGAAAAAGCAGCTTCGCTTCACGGCGGATCCTTCCGTTCAGGACATTGCGTCCGCCCTGGTGAAGGAAGCGCGATTGAAGCCGGAAACCGGCATGGCGATCGGTTTCCTGGGAAGCTGA
- a CDS encoding pirin family protein: MSIRPVTHIGSTQPTLEGAGVRLDRVFGFQDPEMLDPFLLLDDFRNDRPEDYLKGFPWHPHRGIETITYVLAGTVEHGDSLGNTGNLGAGDVQWMTAGRGIMHQEMPKGDDKGRMHGFQLWANLPSSLKMTEPRYQDVTAKDIPVVVDDDGSSARIICGSFWGKSGPVDGIAADPQYLDIHVPAGKKKRFKVDTYKQTFAYVFEGSGTFEGASDPFGVLTEKEFGGEELKIRDETGNRTLVIFGTGDEIVVQAGDHGIRFLLVSGAPIKEPVAWHGPIVMNTRQELIQAVTELQNGTFIK; encoded by the coding sequence ATGTCCATTCGCCCCGTCACCCATATCGGCTCCACCCAACCGACGCTGGAAGGCGCCGGTGTCCGGCTTGACCGGGTCTTCGGTTTCCAGGACCCGGAAATGCTGGACCCTTTCCTTTTGCTGGACGATTTCCGCAATGACCGCCCGGAAGACTATCTGAAAGGATTTCCGTGGCACCCGCACCGGGGCATCGAAACCATCACCTATGTGCTTGCCGGAACGGTGGAACATGGCGACAGCCTGGGAAACACCGGCAATCTCGGCGCCGGAGACGTCCAATGGATGACCGCCGGTCGCGGCATCATGCACCAGGAAATGCCGAAGGGCGACGACAAGGGCCGCATGCACGGCTTTCAGCTCTGGGCCAACCTGCCTTCCTCCCTGAAAATGACCGAGCCGCGGTATCAGGACGTTACCGCAAAGGACATTCCTGTTGTCGTCGACGATGACGGATCTTCGGCCCGGATCATCTGCGGCAGTTTCTGGGGCAAAAGCGGCCCGGTCGACGGCATTGCCGCCGACCCGCAATATCTCGACATCCATGTGCCCGCCGGCAAGAAAAAGCGCTTCAAGGTCGACACCTACAAGCAGACCTTTGCCTATGTTTTCGAGGGCTCCGGCACGTTTGAAGGCGCATCCGATCCGTTCGGCGTGCTGACAGAGAAGGAATTCGGTGGCGAAGAACTGAAGATCCGGGACGAAACCGGCAACCGCACCCTGGTGATTTTCGGCACAGGCGACGAGATCGTGGTTCAGGCAGGCGACCACGGCATTCGTTTCCTGCTGGTGTCGGGCGCCCCGATCAAGGAGCCGGTCGCCTGGCACGGTCCGATCGTCATGAACACCCGCCAGGAACTGATCCAGGCCGTGACCGAACTGCAAAACGGGACTTTCATCAAATAG
- a CDS encoding SRPBCC domain-containing protein — protein sequence MTADQPSREYLKSAPGRDPIIIEGLFRAAPERVFRAFTDPRDVCSWFIPKSGSLEEVQIDLKVGGKWCFVIDRSDENQIHFEGEYLVIDPPSRLEFSWRHVKEFADGTRETTDTSRVAVTFTAAGKATEVRLCHEAIKTEDARHGVGAGWNGCFERLADFVMELEREPGD from the coding sequence ATGACCGCAGACCAGCCTTCCAGGGAATACCTGAAATCGGCACCGGGCCGAGACCCGATCATCATCGAGGGCCTGTTCAGGGCTGCACCGGAACGTGTCTTTAGGGCCTTCACCGATCCGCGCGACGTCTGCAGCTGGTTCATCCCGAAGTCCGGCAGTCTGGAAGAGGTCCAGATCGACCTCAAGGTGGGCGGCAAATGGTGCTTCGTGATTGACCGGTCCGACGAAAACCAGATTCATTTCGAAGGCGAATATCTGGTCATCGACCCGCCCAGCCGCCTGGAGTTCAGCTGGCGGCACGTAAAGGAGTTTGCCGACGGAACACGCGAAACCACCGACACGTCCAGGGTGGCCGTGACCTTCACGGCTGCAGGCAAGGCCACCGAAGTCAGGCTCTGCCATGAGGCCATCAAGACCGAAGACGCCCGCCATGGTGTCGGCGCCGGCTGGAACGGCTGTTTCGAGCGGCTTGCCGATTTTGTCATGGAACTGGAACGCGAACCGGGAGATTGA
- a CDS encoding GNAT family N-acetyltransferase translates to MPLKLRPAKLSDAPALTDILHRAKASWGYTPDLMAEFREHWRITEATIRSLTVTVAEKDGVAVAFSGVTQQGDDTLLVDFLFVAPEAQGQGIGDLLLTRSEDKAREQGLPRLYLEADAHAGPFYEKRGFTTLSTRPSEMSPGKEIPLMEKWLAPSVHQVSSLDIHVSSAPWKFEITNEDAIEEHFEEAKKRIALLWNGRTLKLTGYHFENGIFKGTCAECSFAAYLAWRDWGAPDASSFNLFGSAILRASDGALLFGVMSERTATAGLIYPPGGNLDPTDLLDDGRVDVVGAIYRELEEETGLGKNDVSARDLLVTFDGSRISLGLVLDVPEKAETVRESILRFSAASREQELSDVRIVRSLADLQDPAMISYARSIARYLLT, encoded by the coding sequence ATGCCCCTGAAACTCCGCCCTGCCAAACTCTCCGACGCCCCGGCTCTCACCGACATTCTCCACCGCGCGAAAGCGTCCTGGGGTTACACGCCAGACTTGATGGCGGAATTTCGCGAACACTGGCGCATCACCGAGGCGACCATCCGGTCTCTCACCGTTACGGTTGCCGAAAAAGACGGGGTGGCGGTTGCCTTCTCCGGCGTGACCCAACAGGGAGACGACACCCTGCTGGTCGACTTCCTGTTCGTCGCGCCTGAAGCCCAGGGACAGGGCATTGGCGACCTGCTGCTGACAAGGTCCGAGGACAAGGCAAGGGAACAAGGCCTGCCGCGGCTCTATCTCGAAGCGGACGCCCACGCCGGCCCCTTTTACGAGAAACGGGGTTTTACCACGCTTTCAACGCGGCCCAGCGAGATGTCTCCCGGAAAGGAGATTCCGCTCATGGAAAAATGGCTGGCACCGAGTGTGCACCAGGTCTCATCTCTGGACATTCATGTCTCTTCCGCCCCCTGGAAATTCGAGATCACGAACGAAGACGCCATTGAGGAACACTTTGAGGAAGCAAAAAAACGCATTGCGCTGCTGTGGAACGGCCGCACGCTGAAGCTGACCGGTTACCACTTCGAGAACGGCATCTTCAAAGGCACCTGTGCGGAATGTTCCTTTGCCGCCTATCTCGCCTGGCGGGACTGGGGCGCGCCAGATGCCTCCTCGTTCAACCTGTTCGGTTCCGCCATCCTGCGCGCCTCCGATGGCGCCCTGCTCTTCGGTGTGATGTCAGAGCGGACTGCCACAGCAGGTCTCATCTATCCACCCGGTGGCAATCTCGATCCGACCGACCTTCTAGATGACGGCCGTGTGGACGTTGTCGGGGCGATCTATCGGGAACTTGAAGAAGAAACCGGCCTTGGCAAGAACGACGTATCGGCAAGGGATCTGCTGGTCACGTTCGACGGATCAAGGATCTCGCTCGGGCTCGTCCTTGATGTTCCCGAAAAGGCCGAAACGGTCCGAGAGTCAATCCTGCGGTTTTCAGCCGCCTCGAGAGAGCAGGAACTGTCGGATGTCAGGATTGTCCGGTCCCTCGCAGACCTTCAGGACCCGGCCATGATCTCCTATGCACGCTCGATCGCCCGCTACTTGCTGACGTAG